In the Carassius gibelio isolate Cgi1373 ecotype wild population from Czech Republic chromosome A2, carGib1.2-hapl.c, whole genome shotgun sequence genome, one interval contains:
- the LOC127933312 gene encoding sal-like protein 2 isoform X2 has translation MLCFLGETCVSDEQLAVKSLTSTLAKNSSCSFSYSTTQGSQSSLNPSPPVERLTKPSLTRASHCVYHIPSQPIQFASNITESHLFQISDIPSRSTNRCMTTIAPSILHTHLPMASPKLGVSATTTSSSSSSAAASLYVPPHPGSPNSVPQGPPSPITPSSSPSTVPSAPACAPVSIAFILEELRVLQQRQIHQMQMTEEICRQVLRLGGESCEVDSKPFILPSLPQLCLKGSDNNLRSSRPKSSPPPSSVAPLLACFSSLLPPQTTSKSSKHVHPLSNVLRPHKAQYDSGVVTPASFTSHTSASTSSSMSTPAASNYPLTLSLGPPSQKPFTIGASGHSGVTFPNQSMPAAAVPSVPSQDPKLSAQGGTAVLSSGRMQHACRFCRKLFSSDSSLQIHLRSHTGERPYQCPVCFSRFTTRGNLKVHFLRHREQNPELSFSLFPCSLFASVTGGSMGGPAQTQTSTNTNATQRHQKQQEDDMCGDSPEGTTASTRATTSSLPPSIDLALLTTAHSLIQLNRAAAAAAAAASTSTTSSITSSSPSTLASTLLSAPASSTSSIAGVYKGVKRFDENTPPIPTLLPHSAYSQLANLPKIFFPASSNQHHPGHGYLRPTTPAGSFLSSPQQHIAFPFTASSPTPSISTPTSDTSKLQKLVEKLEKEPQGQSKWVSSIGENSTSGHSVAGALSYSSSGLMSTSTFSTNVVTSLPSSTIQIPSSLFSKESPYLGLMNSAGTLAPNQCSVCLRVLSCPRALRLHQATHLGERPFPCKLCGRSFSTKGSLRAHLATHRARPPNSRAQNSCPLCQRKFTNALVLQHHIRMHLGGQLPPEHMPDTSTECDILSHSESIELSASENSPSATDVQLLDADLQTVSDSRHTESLAVSTAPTACPITSNPPASLSSNFVPPLDLTSDPSLNPTPHSPIIFRADPPELSISVPSPVESAASLFIPSTQSASATTGPSTTDELSFEISSNTTFLEDKKISCSSALKKASPLRDDCEHSENICDSPIPCSGSRSNLEDLLSIQAHNASRVPPPLTESTPPSLLALRSDSASSHIVHLEEPDQSLLQTSKLIPQEFPKEENSEDKIHKTPKNGQRTSPDLSINADTVSDTVNKTNEDETEDCDTHVQKTLMEAHCSSTAKDKVDKDITGTEMDRTESTVCISLTPSLPPPMPEKKIYHCSECGKEYASRSGLKGHMKHHGGVVKAPRAPAKTKGPERVLHHERSQTHHLATFLPPGHQ, from the exons ATGCTATGTTTCCTTGGTGAAACTTGTGTAAGCG ACGAGCAGTTGGCAGTGAAGTCCCTCACCTCTACTCTTGCAAAGAACTCTTCCTGCTCTTTCTCATACTCAACAACTCAAGGCAGCCAATCTTCCTTAAACCCAAGCCCACCAGTGGAGAGGCTCACAAAACCTTCTCTGACTCGAGCCAGCCATTGTGTCTATCATATCCCCAGCCAGCCGATACAATTTGCTTCAAACATCACAGAGTCTCACCTTTTCCAAATTTCTGATATCCCATCTCGTTCTACTAATCGGTGTATGACTACCATTGCACCATCTATCCTCCACACTCATTTACCCATGGCTTCTCCAAAGTTAGGTGTGTCAGCAACCACAAcctcctcttcatcttcatctgctGCTGCTTCTCTCTATGTGCCTCCACATCCTGGAAGCCCCAATTCTGTACCTCAGGGTCCCCCAAGTCCAATTACACCCTCTTCCAGCCCAAGCACGGTCCCTTCAGCCCCAGCATGTGCACCCGTCAGTATTGCTTTCATCTTGGAGGAGCTACGTGTGCTGCAGCAGAGGCAAATTCATCAGATGCAGATGACTGAAGAAATCTGTAGGCAAGTACTGAGATTGGGAGGAGAATCTTGTGAAGTGGATTCAAAACCATTTATACTACCATCTCTGCCACAGCTCTGTTTAAAAGGTTCTGATAACAACCTCAGATCCTCCAGACCAAAGTCATCACCTCCCCCTTCCTCTGTGGCTCCTCTTTTGGCCTGTTTCTCATCCCTGCTACCCCCTCAGACCACCTCTAAGTCCTCCAAACATGTCCACCCTCTCTCGAATGTCTTACGACCCCATAAAGCACAGTATGATAGTGGGGTAGTTACTCCAGCAAGCTTCACCAGTCATACAAGTGCTTCCACATCTTCATCAATGTCTACACCTGCTGCCTCAAACTATCCACTCACACTTTCTCTTGGCCCTCCATCTCAAAAACCATTCACCATAGGAGCTAGTGGACACAGTGGTGTGACCTTCCCAAACCAATCAATGCCAGCAGCTGCTGTCCCTTCAGTCCCCTCACAGGATCCAAAACTCTCTGCTCAAGGAGGTACAGCTGTCTTATCGTCCGGGCGTATGCAGCATGCATGCCGATTTTGTCGGAAACTCTTCAGCAGTGATTCATCCCTCCAAATACACTTGCGTTCACACACAGGGGAGCGTCCTTACCAGTGTCCTGTATGTTTCAGTCGATTCACCACACGAGGGAACCTGAAAGTCCACTTCTTGCGGCATCGTGAGCAAAACCCTGAACTCTCTTTTTCATTGTTTCCCTGTTCACTTTTTGCATCTGTAACTGGAGGATCAATGGGAGGACCAGCGCAAACACAGACCTCCACCAATACAAATGCTACTCAGAGGCATCAAAAACAGCAAGAGGATGATATGTGTGGTGACAGTCCTGAGGGAACTACTGCCTCAACACGTGCTACAACCTCATCTCTTCCTCCTAGTATTGATTTGGCCCTGCTTACCACTGCACACTCTCTCATTCAGCTCAATCGTGCTGCTGCAGCTGCCGCTGCTGCAGCCTCTACATCCACTACCTCCTCAATCACATCCTCATCACCATCCACTCTGGCATCCACACTTCTTTCAGCTCctgcctcctccacctcctccattgCTGGGGTGTATAAAGGAGTGAAACGCTTTGATGAGAACACCCCACCAATACCTACTTTGCTCCCCCATTCTGCTTACTCACAGCTTGCCAATTTACCCAAAATCTTCTTCCCAGCATCTTCCAATCAGCACCATCCAGGCCATGGGTATCTCAGGCCAACAACTCCAGCTGGATCATTCCTGTCATCCCCACAACAACACATCGCATTCCCGTTCACAGCATCATCCCCTACCCCTTCCATCTCGACCCCAACCTCGGACACATCGAAGCTGCAGAAGCTGGTGGAGAAGTTGGAAAAAGAACCACAAGGTCAGTCAAAGTGGGTTTCATCCATTGGGGAGAATTCTACCAGTGGCCATAGTGTAGCAGGAGCATTAAGCTATAGCAGCAGTGGTTTAATGAGCACAAGCACATTCAGTACTAATGTGGTCACCTCACTCCCATCATCTACAATCCAAATACCATCATCCCTCTTCAGCAAGGAGTCACCCTACCTAGGACTTATGAATTCTGCTGGGACACTTGCCCCTAATCAGTGTAGTGTGTGTCTGAGGGTGCTAAGCTGCCCAAGAGCATTACGTTTGCACCAGGCTACACATTTAGGTGAGCGACCTTTCCCATGCAAGCTATGTGGTCGTTCCTTCTCAACTAAAGGAAGCCTTCGAGCACATCTTGCCACCCACCGTGCCCGCCCTCCAAACAGTCGTGCCCAGAATTCTTGCCCCTTATGCCAGCGGAAGTTCACCAATGCCCTTGTACTACAACATCATATCCGCATGCACTTAGGAGGACAGCTACCACCAGAGCACATGCCAGATACCTCAACAGAATGTGATATTTTGTCCCATTCTGAGTCTATTGAGCTCTCTGCTTCAGAAAACAGCCCTAGTGCTACAGATGTTCAGTTACTGGATGCTGATCTACAGACAGTTTCGGATTCTAGACATACTGAATCCCTTGCTGTCAGTACTGCTCCTACAGCATGTCCCATAACCTCTAACCCACCGGCTTCACTTAGCTCAAATTTTGTACCACCTTTAGACCTAACCTCTGACCCATCCCTGAATCCAACCCCTCATTCACCTATAATATTCAGAGCTGATCCCCCTGAGCTCTCAATCAGTGTACCTTCTCCAGTGGAATCTGCAGCCTCCCTTTTCATTCCTTCCACCCAgtcagcatcagcaacgactggTCCTTCTACCACTGATGAACTATCTTTTGAAATTTCTAGCAACACTACCTTCTTGGAAGATAAAAAGATATCATGCTCCTCTGCTCTGAAGAAAGCAAGTCCACTAAGAGATGACTGTGAACATAGTGAAAATATATGTGACTCACCTATTCCTTGCTCTGGATCCAGATCAAATCTGGAGGATCTTCTTAGTATACAAGCACATAATGCATCCAGAGTTCCTCCACCACTAACAGAATCAACACCACCTTCTCTCCTCGCGCTGAGATCTGACAGTGCATCTTCTCATATAGTACACCTAGAGGAGCCTGACCAAAGCCTTCTCCAAACATCCAAATTAATCCCCCAAGAGTTCCCTAAGGAAGAAAATTCGGAagataaaatacataaaacaccaAAGAATGGACAAAGAACAAGTCCAGATTTGAGTATTAATGCAGATACGGTATCAGACACTGTAAATAAGACAAATGAGGATGAGACTGAGGATTGTGACACACATGTGCAGAAGACCCTAATGGAAGCTCACTGTAGTTCAACTGCAAAGGATAAAGTGGATAAAGATATAACAGGAACTGAAATGGACAGAACAGAATCAACTGTATGCATATCACTGACTCCCAGTCTTCCACCTCCaatgccagaaaaaaaaatataccaCTGTTCTGAATGTGGAAAAGAGTATGCAAGTCGCAGTGGACTTAAG GGACACATGAAGCACCATGGAGGAGTCGTCAAGGCACCCCGAGCTCCTGCAAAGACCAAGGGCCCAGAGAGAGTGCTGCATCATGAGCGGTCACAAACTCACCACCTTGCAACCTTCCTGCCACCGGGACATCAGTGA
- the LOC127933312 gene encoding sal-like protein 2 isoform X3 has translation MTTIAPSILHTHLPMASPKLGVSATTTSSSSSSAAASLYVPPHPGSPNSVPQGPPSPITPSSSPSTVPSAPACAPVSIAFILEELRVLQQRQIHQMQMTEEICRQVLRLGGESCEVDSKPFILPSLPQLCLKGSDNNLRSSRPKSSPPPSSVAPLLACFSSLLPPQTTSKSSKHVHPLSNVLRPHKAQYDSGVVTPASFTSHTSASTSSSMSTPAASNYPLTLSLGPPSQKPFTIGASGHSGVTFPNQSMPAAAVPSVPSQDPKLSAQGGTAVLSSGRMQHACRFCRKLFSSDSSLQIHLRSHTGERPYQCPVCFSRFTTRGNLKVHFLRHREQNPELSFSLFPCSLFASVTGGSMGGPAQTQTSTNTNATQRHQKQQEDDMCGDSPEGTTASTRATTSSLPPSIDLALLTTAHSLIQLNRAAAAAAAAASTSTTSSITSSSPSTLASTLLSAPASSTSSIAGVYKGVKRFDENTPPIPTLLPHSAYSQLANLPKIFFPASSNQHHPGHGYLRPTTPAGSFLSSPQQHIAFPFTASSPTPSISTPTSDTSKLQKLVEKLEKEPQGQSKWVSSIGENSTSGHSVAGALSYSSSGLMSTSTFSTNVVTSLPSSTIQIPSSLFSKESPYLGLMNSAGTLAPNQCSVCLRVLSCPRALRLHQATHLGERPFPCKLCGRSFSTKGSLRAHLATHRARPPNSRAQNSCPLCQRKFTNALVLQHHIRMHLGGQLPPEHMPDTSTECDILSHSESIELSASENSPSATDVQLLDADLQTVSDSRHTESLAVSTAPTACPITSNPPASLSSNFVPPLDLTSDPSLNPTPHSPIIFRADPPELSISVPSPVESAASLFIPSTQSASATTGPSTTDELSFEISSNTTFLEDKKISCSSALKKASPLRDDCEHSENICDSPIPCSGSRSNLEDLLSIQAHNASRVPPPLTESTPPSLLALRSDSASSHIVHLEEPDQSLLQTSKLIPQEFPKEENSEDKIHKTPKNGQRTSPDLSINADTVSDTVNKTNEDETEDCDTHVQKTLMEAHCSSTAKDKVDKDITGTEMDRTESTVCISLTPSLPPPMPEKKIYHCSECGKEYASRSGLKGHMKHHGGVVKAPRAPAKTKGPERVLHHERSQTHHLATFLPPGHQ, from the exons ATGACTACCATTGCACCATCTATCCTCCACACTCATTTACCCATGGCTTCTCCAAAGTTAGGTGTGTCAGCAACCACAAcctcctcttcatcttcatctgctGCTGCTTCTCTCTATGTGCCTCCACATCCTGGAAGCCCCAATTCTGTACCTCAGGGTCCCCCAAGTCCAATTACACCCTCTTCCAGCCCAAGCACGGTCCCTTCAGCCCCAGCATGTGCACCCGTCAGTATTGCTTTCATCTTGGAGGAGCTACGTGTGCTGCAGCAGAGGCAAATTCATCAGATGCAGATGACTGAAGAAATCTGTAGGCAAGTACTGAGATTGGGAGGAGAATCTTGTGAAGTGGATTCAAAACCATTTATACTACCATCTCTGCCACAGCTCTGTTTAAAAGGTTCTGATAACAACCTCAGATCCTCCAGACCAAAGTCATCACCTCCCCCTTCCTCTGTGGCTCCTCTTTTGGCCTGTTTCTCATCCCTGCTACCCCCTCAGACCACCTCTAAGTCCTCCAAACATGTCCACCCTCTCTCGAATGTCTTACGACCCCATAAAGCACAGTATGATAGTGGGGTAGTTACTCCAGCAAGCTTCACCAGTCATACAAGTGCTTCCACATCTTCATCAATGTCTACACCTGCTGCCTCAAACTATCCACTCACACTTTCTCTTGGCCCTCCATCTCAAAAACCATTCACCATAGGAGCTAGTGGACACAGTGGTGTGACCTTCCCAAACCAATCAATGCCAGCAGCTGCTGTCCCTTCAGTCCCCTCACAGGATCCAAAACTCTCTGCTCAAGGAGGTACAGCTGTCTTATCGTCCGGGCGTATGCAGCATGCATGCCGATTTTGTCGGAAACTCTTCAGCAGTGATTCATCCCTCCAAATACACTTGCGTTCACACACAGGGGAGCGTCCTTACCAGTGTCCTGTATGTTTCAGTCGATTCACCACACGAGGGAACCTGAAAGTCCACTTCTTGCGGCATCGTGAGCAAAACCCTGAACTCTCTTTTTCATTGTTTCCCTGTTCACTTTTTGCATCTGTAACTGGAGGATCAATGGGAGGACCAGCGCAAACACAGACCTCCACCAATACAAATGCTACTCAGAGGCATCAAAAACAGCAAGAGGATGATATGTGTGGTGACAGTCCTGAGGGAACTACTGCCTCAACACGTGCTACAACCTCATCTCTTCCTCCTAGTATTGATTTGGCCCTGCTTACCACTGCACACTCTCTCATTCAGCTCAATCGTGCTGCTGCAGCTGCCGCTGCTGCAGCCTCTACATCCACTACCTCCTCAATCACATCCTCATCACCATCCACTCTGGCATCCACACTTCTTTCAGCTCctgcctcctccacctcctccattgCTGGGGTGTATAAAGGAGTGAAACGCTTTGATGAGAACACCCCACCAATACCTACTTTGCTCCCCCATTCTGCTTACTCACAGCTTGCCAATTTACCCAAAATCTTCTTCCCAGCATCTTCCAATCAGCACCATCCAGGCCATGGGTATCTCAGGCCAACAACTCCAGCTGGATCATTCCTGTCATCCCCACAACAACACATCGCATTCCCGTTCACAGCATCATCCCCTACCCCTTCCATCTCGACCCCAACCTCGGACACATCGAAGCTGCAGAAGCTGGTGGAGAAGTTGGAAAAAGAACCACAAGGTCAGTCAAAGTGGGTTTCATCCATTGGGGAGAATTCTACCAGTGGCCATAGTGTAGCAGGAGCATTAAGCTATAGCAGCAGTGGTTTAATGAGCACAAGCACATTCAGTACTAATGTGGTCACCTCACTCCCATCATCTACAATCCAAATACCATCATCCCTCTTCAGCAAGGAGTCACCCTACCTAGGACTTATGAATTCTGCTGGGACACTTGCCCCTAATCAGTGTAGTGTGTGTCTGAGGGTGCTAAGCTGCCCAAGAGCATTACGTTTGCACCAGGCTACACATTTAGGTGAGCGACCTTTCCCATGCAAGCTATGTGGTCGTTCCTTCTCAACTAAAGGAAGCCTTCGAGCACATCTTGCCACCCACCGTGCCCGCCCTCCAAACAGTCGTGCCCAGAATTCTTGCCCCTTATGCCAGCGGAAGTTCACCAATGCCCTTGTACTACAACATCATATCCGCATGCACTTAGGAGGACAGCTACCACCAGAGCACATGCCAGATACCTCAACAGAATGTGATATTTTGTCCCATTCTGAGTCTATTGAGCTCTCTGCTTCAGAAAACAGCCCTAGTGCTACAGATGTTCAGTTACTGGATGCTGATCTACAGACAGTTTCGGATTCTAGACATACTGAATCCCTTGCTGTCAGTACTGCTCCTACAGCATGTCCCATAACCTCTAACCCACCGGCTTCACTTAGCTCAAATTTTGTACCACCTTTAGACCTAACCTCTGACCCATCCCTGAATCCAACCCCTCATTCACCTATAATATTCAGAGCTGATCCCCCTGAGCTCTCAATCAGTGTACCTTCTCCAGTGGAATCTGCAGCCTCCCTTTTCATTCCTTCCACCCAgtcagcatcagcaacgactggTCCTTCTACCACTGATGAACTATCTTTTGAAATTTCTAGCAACACTACCTTCTTGGAAGATAAAAAGATATCATGCTCCTCTGCTCTGAAGAAAGCAAGTCCACTAAGAGATGACTGTGAACATAGTGAAAATATATGTGACTCACCTATTCCTTGCTCTGGATCCAGATCAAATCTGGAGGATCTTCTTAGTATACAAGCACATAATGCATCCAGAGTTCCTCCACCACTAACAGAATCAACACCACCTTCTCTCCTCGCGCTGAGATCTGACAGTGCATCTTCTCATATAGTACACCTAGAGGAGCCTGACCAAAGCCTTCTCCAAACATCCAAATTAATCCCCCAAGAGTTCCCTAAGGAAGAAAATTCGGAagataaaatacataaaacaccaAAGAATGGACAAAGAACAAGTCCAGATTTGAGTATTAATGCAGATACGGTATCAGACACTGTAAATAAGACAAATGAGGATGAGACTGAGGATTGTGACACACATGTGCAGAAGACCCTAATGGAAGCTCACTGTAGTTCAACTGCAAAGGATAAAGTGGATAAAGATATAACAGGAACTGAAATGGACAGAACAGAATCAACTGTATGCATATCACTGACTCCCAGTCTTCCACCTCCaatgccagaaaaaaaaatataccaCTGTTCTGAATGTGGAAAAGAGTATGCAAGTCGCAGTGGACTTAAG GGACACATGAAGCACCATGGAGGAGTCGTCAAGGCACCCCGAGCTCCTGCAAAGACCAAGGGCCCAGAGAGAGTGCTGCATCATGAGCGGTCACAAACTCACCACCTTGCAACCTTCCTGCCACCGGGACATCAGTGA
- the LOC127933312 gene encoding sal-like protein 2 isoform X1 codes for MSRRKQKRPQHFFSPILNTSWLLQHDEQLAVKSLTSTLAKNSSCSFSYSTTQGSQSSLNPSPPVERLTKPSLTRASHCVYHIPSQPIQFASNITESHLFQISDIPSRSTNRCMTTIAPSILHTHLPMASPKLGVSATTTSSSSSSAAASLYVPPHPGSPNSVPQGPPSPITPSSSPSTVPSAPACAPVSIAFILEELRVLQQRQIHQMQMTEEICRQVLRLGGESCEVDSKPFILPSLPQLCLKGSDNNLRSSRPKSSPPPSSVAPLLACFSSLLPPQTTSKSSKHVHPLSNVLRPHKAQYDSGVVTPASFTSHTSASTSSSMSTPAASNYPLTLSLGPPSQKPFTIGASGHSGVTFPNQSMPAAAVPSVPSQDPKLSAQGGTAVLSSGRMQHACRFCRKLFSSDSSLQIHLRSHTGERPYQCPVCFSRFTTRGNLKVHFLRHREQNPELSFSLFPCSLFASVTGGSMGGPAQTQTSTNTNATQRHQKQQEDDMCGDSPEGTTASTRATTSSLPPSIDLALLTTAHSLIQLNRAAAAAAAAASTSTTSSITSSSPSTLASTLLSAPASSTSSIAGVYKGVKRFDENTPPIPTLLPHSAYSQLANLPKIFFPASSNQHHPGHGYLRPTTPAGSFLSSPQQHIAFPFTASSPTPSISTPTSDTSKLQKLVEKLEKEPQGQSKWVSSIGENSTSGHSVAGALSYSSSGLMSTSTFSTNVVTSLPSSTIQIPSSLFSKESPYLGLMNSAGTLAPNQCSVCLRVLSCPRALRLHQATHLGERPFPCKLCGRSFSTKGSLRAHLATHRARPPNSRAQNSCPLCQRKFTNALVLQHHIRMHLGGQLPPEHMPDTSTECDILSHSESIELSASENSPSATDVQLLDADLQTVSDSRHTESLAVSTAPTACPITSNPPASLSSNFVPPLDLTSDPSLNPTPHSPIIFRADPPELSISVPSPVESAASLFIPSTQSASATTGPSTTDELSFEISSNTTFLEDKKISCSSALKKASPLRDDCEHSENICDSPIPCSGSRSNLEDLLSIQAHNASRVPPPLTESTPPSLLALRSDSASSHIVHLEEPDQSLLQTSKLIPQEFPKEENSEDKIHKTPKNGQRTSPDLSINADTVSDTVNKTNEDETEDCDTHVQKTLMEAHCSSTAKDKVDKDITGTEMDRTESTVCISLTPSLPPPMPEKKIYHCSECGKEYASRSGLKGHMKHHGGVVKAPRAPAKTKGPERVLHHERSQTHHLATFLPPGHQ; via the exons ATGTCACGCCGGAAACAGAAAAGACCTCAGCACTTTTTCAGCCCCATCCTCAACACTTCATGGCTACTTCAACATG ACGAGCAGTTGGCAGTGAAGTCCCTCACCTCTACTCTTGCAAAGAACTCTTCCTGCTCTTTCTCATACTCAACAACTCAAGGCAGCCAATCTTCCTTAAACCCAAGCCCACCAGTGGAGAGGCTCACAAAACCTTCTCTGACTCGAGCCAGCCATTGTGTCTATCATATCCCCAGCCAGCCGATACAATTTGCTTCAAACATCACAGAGTCTCACCTTTTCCAAATTTCTGATATCCCATCTCGTTCTACTAATCGGTGTATGACTACCATTGCACCATCTATCCTCCACACTCATTTACCCATGGCTTCTCCAAAGTTAGGTGTGTCAGCAACCACAAcctcctcttcatcttcatctgctGCTGCTTCTCTCTATGTGCCTCCACATCCTGGAAGCCCCAATTCTGTACCTCAGGGTCCCCCAAGTCCAATTACACCCTCTTCCAGCCCAAGCACGGTCCCTTCAGCCCCAGCATGTGCACCCGTCAGTATTGCTTTCATCTTGGAGGAGCTACGTGTGCTGCAGCAGAGGCAAATTCATCAGATGCAGATGACTGAAGAAATCTGTAGGCAAGTACTGAGATTGGGAGGAGAATCTTGTGAAGTGGATTCAAAACCATTTATACTACCATCTCTGCCACAGCTCTGTTTAAAAGGTTCTGATAACAACCTCAGATCCTCCAGACCAAAGTCATCACCTCCCCCTTCCTCTGTGGCTCCTCTTTTGGCCTGTTTCTCATCCCTGCTACCCCCTCAGACCACCTCTAAGTCCTCCAAACATGTCCACCCTCTCTCGAATGTCTTACGACCCCATAAAGCACAGTATGATAGTGGGGTAGTTACTCCAGCAAGCTTCACCAGTCATACAAGTGCTTCCACATCTTCATCAATGTCTACACCTGCTGCCTCAAACTATCCACTCACACTTTCTCTTGGCCCTCCATCTCAAAAACCATTCACCATAGGAGCTAGTGGACACAGTGGTGTGACCTTCCCAAACCAATCAATGCCAGCAGCTGCTGTCCCTTCAGTCCCCTCACAGGATCCAAAACTCTCTGCTCAAGGAGGTACAGCTGTCTTATCGTCCGGGCGTATGCAGCATGCATGCCGATTTTGTCGGAAACTCTTCAGCAGTGATTCATCCCTCCAAATACACTTGCGTTCACACACAGGGGAGCGTCCTTACCAGTGTCCTGTATGTTTCAGTCGATTCACCACACGAGGGAACCTGAAAGTCCACTTCTTGCGGCATCGTGAGCAAAACCCTGAACTCTCTTTTTCATTGTTTCCCTGTTCACTTTTTGCATCTGTAACTGGAGGATCAATGGGAGGACCAGCGCAAACACAGACCTCCACCAATACAAATGCTACTCAGAGGCATCAAAAACAGCAAGAGGATGATATGTGTGGTGACAGTCCTGAGGGAACTACTGCCTCAACACGTGCTACAACCTCATCTCTTCCTCCTAGTATTGATTTGGCCCTGCTTACCACTGCACACTCTCTCATTCAGCTCAATCGTGCTGCTGCAGCTGCCGCTGCTGCAGCCTCTACATCCACTACCTCCTCAATCACATCCTCATCACCATCCACTCTGGCATCCACACTTCTTTCAGCTCctgcctcctccacctcctccattgCTGGGGTGTATAAAGGAGTGAAACGCTTTGATGAGAACACCCCACCAATACCTACTTTGCTCCCCCATTCTGCTTACTCACAGCTTGCCAATTTACCCAAAATCTTCTTCCCAGCATCTTCCAATCAGCACCATCCAGGCCATGGGTATCTCAGGCCAACAACTCCAGCTGGATCATTCCTGTCATCCCCACAACAACACATCGCATTCCCGTTCACAGCATCATCCCCTACCCCTTCCATCTCGACCCCAACCTCGGACACATCGAAGCTGCAGAAGCTGGTGGAGAAGTTGGAAAAAGAACCACAAGGTCAGTCAAAGTGGGTTTCATCCATTGGGGAGAATTCTACCAGTGGCCATAGTGTAGCAGGAGCATTAAGCTATAGCAGCAGTGGTTTAATGAGCACAAGCACATTCAGTACTAATGTGGTCACCTCACTCCCATCATCTACAATCCAAATACCATCATCCCTCTTCAGCAAGGAGTCACCCTACCTAGGACTTATGAATTCTGCTGGGACACTTGCCCCTAATCAGTGTAGTGTGTGTCTGAGGGTGCTAAGCTGCCCAAGAGCATTACGTTTGCACCAGGCTACACATTTAGGTGAGCGACCTTTCCCATGCAAGCTATGTGGTCGTTCCTTCTCAACTAAAGGAAGCCTTCGAGCACATCTTGCCACCCACCGTGCCCGCCCTCCAAACAGTCGTGCCCAGAATTCTTGCCCCTTATGCCAGCGGAAGTTCACCAATGCCCTTGTACTACAACATCATATCCGCATGCACTTAGGAGGACAGCTACCACCAGAGCACATGCCAGATACCTCAACAGAATGTGATATTTTGTCCCATTCTGAGTCTATTGAGCTCTCTGCTTCAGAAAACAGCCCTAGTGCTACAGATGTTCAGTTACTGGATGCTGATCTACAGACAGTTTCGGATTCTAGACATACTGAATCCCTTGCTGTCAGTACTGCTCCTACAGCATGTCCCATAACCTCTAACCCACCGGCTTCACTTAGCTCAAATTTTGTACCACCTTTAGACCTAACCTCTGACCCATCCCTGAATCCAACCCCTCATTCACCTATAATATTCAGAGCTGATCCCCCTGAGCTCTCAATCAGTGTACCTTCTCCAGTGGAATCTGCAGCCTCCCTTTTCATTCCTTCCACCCAgtcagcatcagcaacgactggTCCTTCTACCACTGATGAACTATCTTTTGAAATTTCTAGCAACACTACCTTCTTGGAAGATAAAAAGATATCATGCTCCTCTGCTCTGAAGAAAGCAAGTCCACTAAGAGATGACTGTGAACATAGTGAAAATATATGTGACTCACCTATTCCTTGCTCTGGATCCAGATCAAATCTGGAGGATCTTCTTAGTATACAAGCACATAATGCATCCAGAGTTCCTCCACCACTAACAGAATCAACACCACCTTCTCTCCTCGCGCTGAGATCTGACAGTGCATCTTCTCATATAGTACACCTAGAGGAGCCTGACCAAAGCCTTCTCCAAACATCCAAATTAATCCCCCAAGAGTTCCCTAAGGAAGAAAATTCGGAagataaaatacataaaacaccaAAGAATGGACAAAGAACAAGTCCAGATTTGAGTATTAATGCAGATACGGTATCAGACACTGTAAATAAGACAAATGAGGATGAGACTGAGGATTGTGACACACATGTGCAGAAGACCCTAATGGAAGCTCACTGTAGTTCAACTGCAAAGGATAAAGTGGATAAAGATATAACAGGAACTGAAATGGACAGAACAGAATCAACTGTATGCATATCACTGACTCCCAGTCTTCCACCTCCaatgccagaaaaaaaaatataccaCTGTTCTGAATGTGGAAAAGAGTATGCAAGTCGCAGTGGACTTAAG GGACACATGAAGCACCATGGAGGAGTCGTCAAGGCACCCCGAGCTCCTGCAAAGACCAAGGGCCCAGAGAGAGTGCTGCATCATGAGCGGTCACAAACTCACCACCTTGCAACCTTCCTGCCACCGGGACATCAGTGA